One genomic window of Fusobacterium varium includes the following:
- a CDS encoding proline--tRNA ligase, translated as MRFSKSFIKTLKETPKEAETASHKLLLRASMIKKLTSGVYTYLPLGYKALKKVENIVREEMDRAGAQEILMPVLQPAELWKESGRWEVMGPLMMKLQDRNKRDFVLGPTHEEVITDLIRNEISSYKSLPLNLYQIQTKFRDEIRPRFGLMRGREFVMKDAYSFHTSQESLDEEFLNMRDAYSRIFSRCGLKFRPVEADSGAIGGSGSQEFHVLADSGEDEIIYCDSCEYAANVETATSKVEPAPVEELKAAELIDTPNVSKIDDIVNYLNIPYSKTVKAMMYRDMGTDQVYMVLIRGDYEVNETKLRNVINAVDVALLTDEELEKHGLIKGFIGPYGIELKDIKVLADEEVTKINNHTAGGNKLDTHYINVNYGRDYTADIVADVKTVKPGETCPRCGGKLHSARGIEVGHIFKLGTKYSQALNATYLDDKGESKVMIMGCYGIGVSRTLASAIEQNNDEFGIIWPTALAPYVVDVIPANIKNEDQVKVAEEIYNALLADGIDSMIDDRDERPGFKFKDADLIGFPFKVVSGKKAGEGIVELKIRRTGETLEVSKDEVVAKVRELMKKY; from the coding sequence ATGAGATTTAGTAAGAGTTTTATAAAAACACTTAAAGAAACTCCTAAAGAAGCAGAAACAGCAAGTCACAAGCTTCTTTTAAGAGCATCAATGATTAAAAAATTAACTAGTGGAGTATATACTTATCTTCCATTAGGATATAAGGCTTTAAAGAAAGTTGAAAACATAGTAAGAGAGGAAATGGATAGAGCAGGAGCTCAAGAGATATTAATGCCAGTTCTTCAACCAGCTGAGCTTTGGAAAGAAAGTGGAAGATGGGAAGTTATGGGACCTCTTATGATGAAACTACAAGATAGAAATAAGAGAGATTTCGTATTAGGACCAACACATGAAGAGGTAATAACAGACCTTATAAGAAATGAGATCTCTTCATATAAATCATTACCATTAAATCTATATCAAATTCAAACAAAATTCAGAGATGAAATAAGACCAAGATTTGGACTTATGAGAGGAAGAGAATTTGTAATGAAAGATGCTTACTCTTTCCATACATCTCAAGAATCACTAGATGAAGAATTCTTAAATATGAGAGATGCATATTCAAGAATATTCTCAAGATGTGGATTAAAATTCAGACCAGTTGAGGCAGACTCAGGAGCAATTGGTGGAAGTGGATCACAAGAATTCCATGTTCTTGCAGATTCTGGAGAAGATGAAATTATCTATTGTGATTCATGTGAATATGCAGCTAACGTAGAAACTGCAACAAGTAAAGTAGAACCAGCACCAGTTGAAGAGTTAAAAGCTGCTGAGCTTATAGATACACCAAATGTATCAAAAATTGATGATATAGTAAATTACTTAAATATCCCTTATAGTAAAACTGTAAAAGCTATGATGTATAGAGATATGGGAACAGATCAAGTATACATGGTTTTAATTAGAGGAGATTATGAAGTAAACGAAACTAAATTAAGAAATGTAATCAATGCAGTAGATGTAGCTTTACTTACAGATGAAGAACTTGAAAAACATGGATTAATAAAAGGATTCATCGGACCTTATGGAATAGAATTAAAAGATATAAAAGTACTAGCTGATGAGGAAGTAACAAAAATCAATAACCATACAGCAGGTGGAAATAAATTAGATACTCACTATATCAATGTAAATTATGGAAGAGATTATACAGCTGATATAGTTGCTGATGTAAAAACTGTAAAACCTGGAGAAACTTGCCCAAGATGTGGAGGAAAACTTCATAGTGCAAGAGGAATAGAAGTAGGACATATATTCAAATTAGGAACTAAATACTCTCAAGCATTAAATGCAACTTATCTAGATGATAAGGGAGAAAGTAAAGTTATGATAATGGGATGCTATGGAATTGGAGTATCAAGAACTTTAGCATCTGCTATTGAACAAAATAACGATGAATTTGGAATTATATGGCCAACAGCATTAGCTCCATATGTAGTTGATGTTATTCCAGCTAATATAAAAAATGAAGATCAAGTAAAAGTTGCTGAAGAGATTTACAATGCTTTATTAGCTGATGGAATAGACTCAATGATAGATGATAGAGATGAAAGACCTGGATTCAAATTTAAGGATGCAGATCTTATTGGATTCCCATTTAAAGTTGTTTCAGGTAAAAAAGCTGGAGAGGGAATTGTTGAATTAAAAATAAGAAGAACAGGAGAAACATTAGAAGTTTCTAAAGATGAAGTAGTAGCAAAAGTAAGAGAATTAATGAAAAAATACTAA